The following proteins are co-located in the Rheinheimera salexigens genome:
- a CDS encoding DUF6988 family protein yields MYEKELEALLPRCFEMYDYMAEHVEQLQHLGAMPDLKWQMAFQSGILSFEHGLSSLKLIADGFTSSGFALMRPQYESLIRGFWLMYANTEAWFNKLATAGKVGPDQIKKLETPLIADMLKALDNSEAPKHILGQLNDFRGINNSAFNSFTHSGLAALVSNGVGYEPKVIYDSLRNCNAVAAINMQMLSILAGYEEAMEPIREMHHHFVDCLPIIHG; encoded by the coding sequence TTGTACGAAAAAGAACTAGAAGCACTGCTGCCGCGCTGCTTTGAAATGTATGATTATATGGCCGAGCATGTTGAGCAGTTACAACATCTTGGAGCGATGCCGGACCTTAAATGGCAAATGGCCTTTCAGTCTGGCATTTTATCATTTGAACATGGTCTCTCTTCTCTTAAGTTAATTGCTGACGGCTTTACATCATCGGGCTTTGCATTGATGCGCCCTCAATACGAAAGCCTGATACGTGGATTTTGGCTCATGTACGCTAATACTGAGGCTTGGTTTAATAAACTTGCAACTGCAGGTAAAGTTGGTCCAGACCAAATCAAGAAGCTAGAAACGCCACTAATAGCAGATATGCTTAAAGCGCTTGATAATTCAGAAGCACCAAAGCATATCCTCGGTCAGTTGAATGACTTTAGAGGCATTAACAATTCTGCGTTTAATAGCTTTACACACAGTGGTCTTGCAGCTCTTGTCAGCAATGGCGTAGGTTATGAACCCAAGGTTATCTATGATTCTCTTCGAAACTGCAACGCCGTTGCTGCTATAAATATGCAAATGCTGTCAATTCTTGCAGGATATGAGGAAGCCATGGAGCCTATCAGAGAGATGCATCATCACTTCGTCGATTGCTTGCCAATTATTCATGGATAG
- a CDS encoding YnfA family protein, with protein sequence MNSRIRYSEVTVITTLGLFIITAIAEIVGCYLPYLWLKKGASAWVLLPAAISLALFAWLLTLHPTAAGRVYAAYGGVYVTIAIVWLWGVDGIQPHRWDLTGVVLMLAGMAVIMFAPR encoded by the coding sequence ATGAATTCCCGGATAAGGTACAGTGAAGTGACCGTCATTACAACGTTAGGTTTATTTATCATTACTGCAATAGCAGAAATTGTCGGTTGCTATTTGCCTTACTTGTGGCTGAAAAAAGGAGCTTCAGCCTGGGTGCTGTTACCTGCTGCAATCAGTCTGGCATTATTTGCCTGGTTGTTAACGCTTCACCCAACGGCTGCTGGACGTGTTTACGCGGCTTATGGCGGAGTATACGTAACAATAGCAATAGTCTGGTTGTGGGGAGTAGATGGCATTCAACCACACCGCTGGGATCTGACTGGCGTGGTGCTAATGCTCGCAGGCATGGCAGTGATCATGTTTGCGCCGAGATAA
- a CDS encoding cation diffusion facilitator family transporter, translating to MHQHNHSHIKDDSDNRIAMAFFLNVGFTLIEFIGGWLTNSTAIMADAVHDLGDSLSIGSAWLLNRLGRKSANRQFTYGYRRLSLFGALINGLVLIAGSVWVLTEAIPRLANPVMPVTEGMLALAVLGVAVNGFAAYRLSKGNTLNEKVLNWHLLEDVLGWVAVLIVAIVLQFVDWPILDPLLSIGFTLFILVNVLRNLSTTARLFLQAAPDSKLQNEIQDTLLKIDELDSIHHLHLWSLDGEHHVLTAHVVTNASKAFTANHYADIKLRIANALEQFDLAHTTIELELTQEHCRDEFPDKVQ from the coding sequence ATGCACCAGCACAACCATTCACATATCAAAGACGACAGCGACAACCGGATCGCTATGGCTTTTTTTCTTAATGTGGGTTTTACCCTAATTGAGTTTATCGGCGGTTGGTTAACCAACAGCACAGCAATTATGGCAGATGCAGTGCATGACCTGGGTGATAGCTTATCTATTGGCAGTGCATGGCTGTTGAACCGGCTTGGCCGAAAGTCTGCAAACCGACAATTTACTTACGGCTACCGCAGATTGTCATTGTTTGGCGCCTTAATTAACGGCTTGGTATTGATTGCCGGATCGGTTTGGGTACTGACTGAGGCAATACCGAGGCTGGCTAACCCGGTAATGCCAGTGACAGAGGGAATGCTGGCTTTAGCTGTGCTGGGTGTTGCAGTCAATGGCTTTGCCGCTTACCGCTTGAGCAAAGGAAATACACTGAATGAAAAAGTGCTGAATTGGCATTTGCTTGAAGACGTTCTTGGGTGGGTTGCAGTTTTGATTGTGGCTATTGTGCTGCAATTTGTGGATTGGCCTATCCTTGACCCTTTGCTTTCTATTGGTTTCACCTTATTTATTTTGGTTAATGTTTTACGAAACCTCAGCACAACTGCGCGTTTATTTCTGCAAGCCGCGCCAGATAGCAAATTGCAAAATGAAATCCAAGATACTTTGCTGAAAATTGATGAGTTAGACAGCATTCATCACCTGCATCTCTGGTCGCTTGATGGTGAACATCATGTACTCACCGCACATGTGGTAACCAATGCCAGCAAGGCATTTACTGCAAACCATTATGCCGATATTAAGCTGCGTATTGCTAACGCATTGGAGCAGTTTGATTTAGCACATACCACGATAGAACTGGAGTTAACACAAGAACATTGTCGGGATGAATTCCCGGATAAGGTACAGTGA
- the cadR gene encoding Cd(II)/Pb(II)-responsive transcriptional regulator, which yields MIKIGELAKISGCSVQTIRHYEKEQLLAAKLRSDGNFRLYDHADIERLLFIKHCRSLDLSLAEIRQLLSLNDSPMSQCDDVNQMIEQHIEQVERRIADLTQLNKQLKALRLSCNSKRTVEHCGILKQLNEAVSQTN from the coding sequence ATGATCAAGATTGGAGAGCTGGCAAAAATCTCTGGCTGTTCTGTGCAAACCATCCGTCACTATGAAAAGGAGCAGCTTCTTGCGGCGAAATTACGTAGCGATGGTAATTTCCGCCTCTACGATCACGCTGATATCGAGCGGTTGCTATTTATTAAACACTGCCGGAGTTTAGATCTGAGTTTGGCAGAAATTCGTCAGTTACTGAGTTTGAATGACTCGCCAATGTCGCAGTGTGATGATGTTAATCAGATGATTGAACAGCATATCGAGCAGGTAGAACGTCGCATAGCGGATTTAACGCAGCTTAATAAACAACTAAAGGCTTTACGTCTTAGCTGCAACTCGAAGCGCACGGTAGAGCACTGTGGTATTTTAAAACAATTGAATGAAGCCGTTAGTCAAACCAACTAA
- a CDS encoding cation transporter, translating to MNAKCCSNDKCSETGNSENSAVDAPDKHAKYAYLSEFRVPKMDCPAEERLIRMALETVEPGVLLQFDIRQRQVRVFHTVNANEITTKMHSLGLGASLTKTGPVKPEEVTQARQSTASGSLREELILKWLLGINAVMFAVEFVTGWLAQSTGLIADSLDMFADAAVYGVALYAVGRSSKVQLNAAQLAGWLQLILAFGVISEVIRRYLFGNEPVSTLMLIMGAIALVANVICLSLIHQQKESGAHMKASWIFSANDVIANAGVILAGLLVTWTGSRYPDLVIGFIIGLVVLNGARRILQLKA from the coding sequence ATGAATGCAAAATGCTGTTCCAATGATAAGTGTAGCGAAACGGGCAACAGTGAAAATAGCGCCGTTGATGCACCTGATAAGCATGCAAAATATGCCTACCTTAGTGAATTTAGGGTGCCTAAAATGGACTGCCCTGCCGAAGAGCGTTTGATCCGTATGGCGCTGGAAACAGTTGAGCCCGGTGTTCTGTTACAGTTTGATATCCGACAAAGGCAGGTTCGCGTTTTTCACACGGTGAATGCCAATGAAATTACAACAAAAATGCACAGCTTAGGGCTGGGCGCATCGCTGACAAAGACCGGGCCGGTGAAACCCGAAGAGGTAACGCAGGCCAGACAATCCACAGCATCAGGTTCGCTGCGTGAGGAGTTAATTTTAAAATGGTTGCTGGGCATTAACGCGGTGATGTTTGCAGTAGAGTTTGTGACCGGTTGGCTGGCTCAATCAACCGGGTTAATAGCCGACTCTCTGGATATGTTTGCCGATGCAGCGGTATACGGAGTTGCGCTATACGCAGTCGGGCGTAGTAGCAAGGTTCAATTAAACGCCGCACAGCTTGCCGGCTGGCTGCAATTAATTTTAGCTTTTGGGGTGATCAGTGAGGTGATACGGCGCTACCTGTTTGGTAACGAGCCAGTGTCGACGTTGATGTTAATTATGGGCGCTATTGCTTTGGTTGCTAATGTGATCTGTCTTTCGTTAATTCATCAACAAAAAGAAAGCGGCGCGCATATGAAAGCCAGTTGGATTTTCTCTGCAAATGACGTTATCGCAAATGCTGGGGTGATTTTGGCCGGATTATTAGTCACCTGGACCGGGTCACGCTATCCGGATCTGGTAATAGGGTTCATCATTGGATTAGTTGTACTCAATGGTGCGCGCAGGATTTTACAGCTAAAAGCGTAG
- a CDS encoding cobalt transporter, translated as MLGRTSGLLLLLLIMLDHAVMACDALVMHLPDHAHAYTDLQHEHCHSDTLFDVSSEQVTAHNVAHNSEHDADEHSNHAHVTCYIAFFQGMELLNFRDSVIAATQPGLNLISYRPPVPPPNI; from the coding sequence ATGTTAGGTCGTACATCAGGCTTATTATTACTGTTGCTGATTATGCTGGATCATGCCGTGATGGCCTGTGATGCGTTAGTTATGCATTTGCCTGATCATGCCCATGCCTACACTGACCTGCAACATGAACACTGCCACTCAGATACCCTTTTCGACGTAAGCAGTGAGCAAGTCACTGCACATAACGTTGCACATAACTCTGAGCATGATGCCGACGAACACAGTAATCATGCTCATGTGACCTGCTATATCGCTTTTTTTCAGGGCATGGAACTGCTTAACTTCCGTGACAGTGTTATAGCCGCTACCCAACCAGGGTTAAACCTCATTAGCTATCGCCCACCGGTGCCGCCGCCAAATATCTGA
- a CDS encoding TolC family protein has translation MRMRLMLPAILAAVFCALPLRAEPQALTLQQAIDKTLQHNPQLHQFKFTQQRLLAERDVQSLKPGYQLGVELENVAGTGEARGLAGAELTVALSSVIELDNKAQWRAAVVDARLNTLDWQQQAQTLDVLAELTRNYINLLASQQELTLTEEAVELSEALLQSAEKRAASGALSDAEIMRAKAQLAQVQIGRDALLQRIERQKIAIARFWGDTSANFNVVAGNLFAFGQSRPFAELYQRLQQSPALTIFASERRLKDAEVRLAQSQNRADLSWQVGVRRYQASDDTGLTFGISVPLFAERRNSAAIEAALAERNNVEYRQQDSLLILHERLFDAYSQRQQFITSHQQLAQYVIPNLEQALDLTRDAYQRGRSNYQDWLNAQQELLQAKRQILETATAVLLSQATIEQLTAEPVTQ, from the coding sequence ATGCGTATGAGACTAATGCTGCCAGCAATACTGGCGGCGGTATTTTGCGCGCTTCCGCTACGTGCAGAGCCGCAAGCACTGACATTACAACAGGCAATAGATAAAACACTGCAACACAACCCGCAGCTGCATCAGTTTAAATTTACCCAACAGCGACTGCTGGCAGAGCGTGATGTGCAAAGCCTTAAACCCGGTTATCAACTCGGTGTAGAGCTTGAGAACGTTGCGGGCACCGGAGAGGCCAGAGGGCTGGCCGGTGCTGAGCTGACAGTCGCCTTATCTTCCGTGATAGAGCTGGATAACAAAGCTCAGTGGCGCGCTGCGGTAGTAGACGCCAGGCTCAATACTCTTGATTGGCAGCAACAAGCGCAAACCCTCGATGTGCTGGCCGAACTTACCCGCAACTACATTAATCTGCTAGCCAGCCAGCAGGAATTGACACTGACAGAAGAGGCAGTAGAGCTCTCAGAAGCCCTGCTGCAAAGCGCTGAAAAACGTGCCGCCAGCGGTGCCTTGTCAGATGCTGAAATCATGAGGGCAAAGGCGCAACTGGCTCAGGTTCAGATCGGGCGGGACGCCCTGTTGCAGCGCATTGAGCGGCAAAAGATAGCCATAGCACGTTTTTGGGGTGATACCAGCGCCAACTTTAACGTTGTGGCAGGTAATTTGTTTGCTTTTGGTCAAAGCCGCCCTTTTGCCGAGCTGTATCAGCGGCTGCAACAATCGCCGGCGTTAACCATTTTTGCCTCTGAACGTCGGTTAAAAGACGCTGAAGTGCGACTGGCGCAAAGCCAAAACCGCGCAGATCTGAGTTGGCAAGTAGGGGTAAGACGCTATCAGGCCAGTGACGATACAGGCCTTACCTTTGGTATCTCAGTGCCATTATTTGCTGAACGTCGCAATAGTGCAGCCATCGAAGCTGCGCTGGCAGAGCGAAACAATGTCGAGTATCGGCAGCAGGATAGCTTACTGATCCTGCATGAACGCTTGTTTGATGCCTACTCGCAACGACAGCAATTTATTACCAGTCACCAACAGTTGGCGCAGTACGTGATCCCCAACCTGGAACAAGCGCTGGATCTTACGCGTGATGCATACCAGCGCGGGCGCTCAAATTATCAAGATTGGCTTAATGCCCAGCAAGAATTGTTGCAGGCAAAAAGACAAATACTGGAAACCGCCACTGCGGTGCTATTGAGCCAGGCGACGATTGAACAGCTTACCGCCGAGCCGGTAACGCAGTAA
- a CDS encoding efflux RND transporter periplasmic adaptor subunit → MKSHVTLAMFIAAWLMPMQVMAANEQEHAHVHAKEQAVKPQSDAKKNEEHEKHGENEEHEEHNEHEGHDENDEHEHNETLSSRISDDMATAVNIVTDRADSQRLRQHQVVYGKLSADPNRISHVNARFPGILTSVKFSLGDSVKAGDVLAVVESNESLNTYAIKAPIDGVIIQRSANVGEVAQQQTLFSIADFGSLWADFRLYPSQQVAVATGQNVVILAADTEINGVIAHIIPSLTQPYQLARVKLDNRDGKLSSGQLIEGAVISGEFNVELAVKKSAIQILDNQSGVFVKNNTEYVFTPLQLGRSDMDYVEVIAGLKPGQWYVTTNSYLLKADIEKSEAEHAH, encoded by the coding sequence ATGAAGTCACATGTAACACTGGCAATGTTTATTGCAGCCTGGCTGATGCCGATGCAAGTAATGGCCGCCAATGAGCAAGAACATGCGCATGTCCATGCCAAAGAGCAAGCGGTAAAACCGCAATCTGACGCTAAGAAAAATGAAGAGCACGAAAAACACGGCGAGAACGAAGAACATGAAGAACACAATGAGCATGAAGGGCACGACGAAAACGACGAGCATGAACACAATGAAACCCTGAGCAGCCGCATTAGTGATGATATGGCTACGGCGGTAAATATTGTCACAGACCGTGCTGACAGCCAGCGATTACGCCAACATCAGGTTGTTTATGGCAAGCTTAGCGCTGATCCAAACCGCATCAGCCATGTTAATGCCCGTTTTCCCGGTATTCTTACCTCGGTGAAATTCTCGCTGGGTGACAGCGTAAAAGCAGGCGATGTACTGGCCGTTGTTGAGTCAAATGAGAGCTTAAATACCTATGCCATTAAAGCACCAATTGACGGCGTTATTATTCAGCGCAGCGCCAATGTTGGTGAGGTCGCACAGCAGCAGACGCTATTCAGCATTGCTGATTTTGGCAGCCTGTGGGCAGATTTTCGCCTGTACCCGTCACAACAAGTTGCTGTCGCGACAGGACAAAACGTGGTCATTCTGGCCGCTGACACTGAGATTAACGGCGTAATTGCACATATCATCCCGTCATTAACCCAGCCCTATCAACTGGCCAGAGTTAAGCTGGATAACCGTGACGGTAAACTGTCGTCCGGGCAATTAATCGAGGGTGCTGTAATAAGCGGTGAATTCAACGTTGAGCTTGCCGTTAAAAAATCGGCCATTCAAATACTGGACAATCAAAGCGGTGTCTTCGTGAAAAACAATACCGAATATGTCTTTACCCCATTGCAGCTTGGCCGTAGCGACATGGATTATGTCGAAGTGATTGCCGGTTTAAAGCCCGGCCAGTGGTATGTCACGACAAATAGCTATCTGTTAAAAGCGGATATTGAGAAATCTGAAGCCGAGCACGCGCATTAA
- a CDS encoding efflux RND transporter permease subunit, whose amino-acid sequence MIESMLRLAIARRYLFLTLTLLIIAIGSWSYQQLPIDAVPDITNVQVQINTAAPGYSPLEAEQRITYPVETALYGLPNLSYTRSLSRYGLSQVTVVFEEGTDIYFARNLINTRLGAIKDMLPEGIEPEMGPISTGLGEIFMYTVQAKPGALQQNGSPYDAMALREIQDWIIKPQLAQVKGVVEVNSIGGYNKQYHVLPDPLKLLNYGLSIKDVELALQANNDNRGAGYIEREGMQLLVRSPGQLTSLDDIANVIITQYDTIPVKLSDVADVAIGKELRTGAATQDGKEAVLGTAMMLIGENSRTVARDVAQKLEQIKSSLPEGVIAEAVYDRTTLVDKAIATVSKNLLEGALLVIVVLFILLGNLRAALITAAVIPLSMLMTITGMVQAGVSANLMSLGALDFGLIVDGTVIIVENAVRRLAQAQHNGSIQPLKERLNTVYLATAEVIRPSLFGVAIITIVYIPIFSLTGVEGKMFHPMAATVVMALLSAMVLSVTIVPAAVAVFLNGKISEKESAVIRGAKTLYAPLLALALKFRWLVIGLASALVGVCLWLATTLGAEFVPQLDEGDIALHAMRIPGTGLEQAVAMQEILEQKIKTFAEVDKVFARIGTAEVATDPMPPNVADNFVILKPRSEWPNPDKTKAQLVTEMEAALATLPGNNYEFTQPIQMRFNELISGVRADLGIKVFGDDLDQLVTSANQILQAVNKVQGAADIKVEQVTGLPTLSVIPNRTALARYGLNVVELQDWVSAAIGGTSAGILYEGDRRFELIVRLPETLRRDLDKLAVLPVPLPNGDFVPLQEVATLDLSPAPAQISRENGKRRVVVTANVRGRDLGSFVEEVKAQINRDVALPAGYWLDYGGTFEQLESASQRLSIVVPVTLLLILGILVMAFASLKDALIIFSGVPLALTGGVLALYLRGMPLSISAGIGFIALSGVAVLNGLVMLSFIRDLWREKGDLLLAITEGALTRLRPVLMTALVASLGFVPMAINIGTGAEVQRPLATVVIGGIISSTLLTLLVLPVLYHWVHKNDNRKQQTE is encoded by the coding sequence ATGATTGAATCCATGTTGCGCCTGGCTATTGCGAGGCGGTATCTATTTTTAACGCTGACACTGTTGATTATTGCCATTGGTAGCTGGAGCTACCAACAGTTACCGATTGATGCAGTGCCGGATATTACTAACGTTCAGGTGCAAATAAACACGGCGGCGCCAGGTTATTCGCCACTTGAAGCAGAGCAGCGTATTACCTATCCGGTAGAAACTGCCCTGTATGGCTTACCCAATTTAAGTTATACCCGCTCATTGTCACGCTATGGCTTGTCACAGGTAACGGTGGTGTTTGAAGAAGGCACGGACATCTACTTTGCCCGCAATTTAATCAACACCCGGTTGGGCGCTATCAAGGATATGTTGCCTGAGGGCATAGAGCCTGAAATGGGCCCTATTTCAACCGGGCTTGGTGAAATCTTTATGTATACCGTGCAGGCCAAACCGGGTGCACTGCAACAAAATGGTTCACCTTACGATGCCATGGCACTGCGGGAAATCCAGGACTGGATAATAAAACCTCAGCTGGCACAAGTTAAAGGTGTGGTGGAAGTAAACAGCATTGGTGGCTACAACAAGCAATACCATGTGTTACCCGACCCACTGAAACTGCTTAATTATGGCCTGAGTATTAAGGATGTTGAACTGGCCCTGCAAGCCAACAATGACAACCGGGGTGCCGGTTATATTGAACGTGAGGGCATGCAACTGCTGGTACGCTCGCCCGGTCAGTTAACCTCTCTGGATGACATTGCTAATGTCATTATTACGCAATACGACACCATACCGGTAAAGCTGAGTGACGTTGCCGATGTTGCCATTGGCAAAGAGCTGCGAACCGGTGCGGCAACCCAGGATGGTAAAGAAGCGGTGCTGGGTACAGCCATGATGTTAATTGGTGAAAACTCACGCACAGTGGCACGCGATGTCGCGCAAAAGCTGGAGCAGATCAAAAGTTCTCTGCCAGAGGGTGTTATTGCTGAAGCAGTATATGATCGCACCACCTTAGTGGATAAAGCCATTGCAACCGTCAGTAAAAACCTGCTGGAAGGCGCATTACTGGTGATCGTAGTGTTGTTTATCCTGCTGGGCAACCTGCGGGCGGCGTTAATCACTGCGGCGGTGATCCCGCTATCAATGCTGATGACCATTACCGGCATGGTACAAGCCGGCGTTTCTGCCAACCTGATGAGCCTGGGTGCGCTGGATTTTGGCTTAATTGTTGATGGTACGGTGATTATTGTCGAAAATGCGGTTCGACGCTTGGCGCAGGCACAACACAACGGCAGTATCCAACCGCTAAAAGAGCGCTTAAATACAGTGTATCTGGCAACAGCAGAGGTTATCCGGCCTAGTTTGTTCGGTGTGGCCATCATTACCATAGTGTATATCCCTATTTTTTCACTGACCGGTGTCGAAGGTAAAATGTTTCATCCTATGGCAGCGACTGTGGTGATGGCCCTGTTATCCGCTATGGTGTTGTCGGTGACCATTGTGCCTGCCGCTGTGGCGGTGTTCTTAAATGGTAAAATCAGTGAAAAAGAAAGTGCGGTCATAAGAGGCGCTAAAACCCTGTACGCACCGCTATTAGCGCTGGCACTCAAATTTCGCTGGCTGGTGATTGGTTTGGCCAGTGCTCTGGTTGGTGTGTGTCTGTGGTTGGCGACCACGTTGGGGGCAGAGTTTGTGCCTCAGCTTGATGAGGGCGATATCGCTTTACATGCCATGCGTATTCCGGGCACCGGCTTAGAACAAGCCGTTGCAATGCAGGAAATTCTGGAGCAGAAGATCAAAACCTTTGCTGAGGTTGATAAAGTGTTTGCCAGAATTGGTACGGCAGAAGTGGCGACCGATCCGATGCCACCCAATGTGGCTGACAACTTTGTGATATTAAAGCCGCGCAGTGAATGGCCCAATCCGGATAAAACCAAAGCCCAATTGGTCACTGAAATGGAAGCTGCTTTGGCGACATTGCCTGGCAATAACTATGAATTTACCCAACCTATTCAGATGCGTTTTAATGAACTGATTTCCGGTGTACGGGCAGATCTGGGTATTAAGGTATTTGGTGATGATTTAGATCAGCTGGTTACAAGCGCTAATCAAATTCTGCAAGCAGTCAACAAGGTGCAAGGTGCTGCGGATATTAAAGTCGAACAAGTCACTGGCTTGCCAACCTTGTCGGTGATCCCCAACCGAACCGCGCTTGCCCGTTACGGCTTAAACGTGGTTGAACTACAGGACTGGGTATCAGCAGCAATTGGTGGTACGTCGGCCGGTATTCTGTATGAAGGTGACAGACGCTTTGAGCTGATAGTGCGCCTGCCGGAAACCCTGCGTCGCGATCTGGACAAACTGGCAGTGTTGCCGGTGCCATTGCCAAATGGGGACTTTGTGCCGTTACAAGAAGTGGCTACCTTAGATTTGTCGCCTGCGCCGGCGCAAATTAGTCGTGAAAACGGCAAACGCCGGGTAGTGGTAACCGCGAATGTGCGCGGGCGAGACCTTGGCAGTTTTGTAGAAGAGGTAAAGGCCCAAATCAACCGCGACGTTGCATTACCAGCCGGTTACTGGCTGGATTATGGCGGTACTTTTGAGCAGCTGGAGTCAGCCAGTCAGCGCCTTAGCATCGTGGTGCCTGTTACGTTGCTGCTGATTTTAGGTATTCTGGTGATGGCTTTTGCGTCATTAAAAGATGCGTTGATTATCTTCAGCGGTGTGCCGTTGGCGCTTACCGGTGGCGTGCTGGCCTTGTATTTGCGCGGTATGCCTTTATCAATCTCTGCCGGCATTGGCTTTATCGCCTTATCAGGTGTGGCGGTGCTGAACGGCCTGGTCATGCTGAGCTTTATTCGCGATCTCTGGCGTGAAAAAGGTGACTTGCTGCTTGCGATAACGGAAGGCGCGCTTACCCGGTTGCGCCCTGTGCTAATGACCGCTTTGGTCGCGAGCCTCGGTTTTGTGCCGATGGCGATTAATATTGGCACCGGTGCTGAAGTGCAGCGCCCGCTGGCGACAGTGGTGATTGGCGGTATTATTTCGTCAACCTTGCTGACATTGTTGGTATTGCCCGTGTTATATCATTGGGTGCACAAAAACGATAACCGCAAACAGCAAACGGAATAA
- a CDS encoding DUF3703 domain-containing protein has translation MNKKIKHEYQISMRSAMEAEQVNDLDNAFKSLERAHILGQRYFIPHIATHWQMLRIGLKRNDNREVIGQIVRLIATVPGFIFGWVPRGNPGGANISALKPVPLPADLQPLLADSPIWRDVLIRLTIYAVIVLIVLA, from the coding sequence ATGAATAAAAAAATTAAACATGAGTACCAAATCAGTATGCGCTCAGCCATGGAGGCTGAACAAGTCAATGATTTAGACAATGCGTTTAAGTCTCTTGAAAGAGCGCATATTTTAGGGCAGAGATATTTTATACCGCACATAGCGACGCACTGGCAGATGTTACGAATTGGGCTTAAACGCAATGATAATCGCGAGGTTATTGGTCAGATCGTCCGTTTGATAGCAACGGTTCCGGGTTTTATATTTGGTTGGGTTCCAAGGGGAAATCCTGGAGGCGCGAATATCTCTGCTTTAAAGCCAGTGCCCTTGCCAGCTGACTTGCAACCCTTGCTAGCTGACAGCCCCATTTGGCGGGACGTCTTAATACGCCTGACTATTTACGCGGTTATCGTTTTAATCGTATTAGCATAA
- a CDS encoding imm11 family protein, translating to MSTKVYRLKREINSYEVPDLDLIQVAKLIGDTDLKLVRRFSRLHESIKERWVQPECPLSEPFQNGTPLPDVSFWGGFLLLNSKAKECLMPLIAKDGELLPLIIDGVYYDFFNCLSAGKEQAELCLKKYLDGFECGLETLVFDEDSLQDLNIFKSELEGYKALFVSEAFKQCCENHHLTGVRFDEDLLNIF from the coding sequence ATGAGCACGAAAGTTTATCGCTTAAAACGAGAGATTAATTCGTACGAAGTGCCGGATTTGGATCTGATACAAGTGGCCAAGTTGATTGGTGATACAGATTTAAAGTTGGTTCGCCGGTTTTCCAGATTGCACGAGAGCATTAAAGAACGCTGGGTGCAGCCAGAATGTCCTTTAAGCGAACCGTTTCAAAATGGAACACCGCTACCTGACGTATCGTTTTGGGGGGGCTTCTTACTGCTGAACAGTAAAGCGAAAGAGTGCCTGATGCCGTTAATTGCGAAAGACGGTGAGTTATTGCCGCTGATAATTGATGGTGTTTACTATGACTTTTTCAACTGTCTGTCTGCAGGAAAAGAGCAGGCAGAGTTATGCTTAAAAAAATACCTGGACGGGTTTGAGTGCGGATTAGAAACACTTGTCTTTGATGAAGATAGCCTGCAGGACTTAAACATTTTTAAGTCTGAGCTTGAGGGCTATAAAGCATTATTCGTATCTGAAGCATTTAAACAATGCTGTGAAAATCACCATCTCACAGGCGTAAGATTTGATGAAGATTTATTAAACATTTTTTAA